A stretch of the Lonchura striata isolate bLonStr1 chromosome 15, bLonStr1.mat, whole genome shotgun sequence genome encodes the following:
- the LOC110471466 gene encoding uncharacterized protein C5orf47 — translation MPAAPPQMGRGRRARPPVQLVYVNSFGSHRCGTVIRLGPGRRHSPGHSPGHSPPGRAGAPGAAREPRAGRGPGAGGSGRTAGSEGRAGSGDPQEDKTDIFDFPIPSRNIDKTIKRKKKKCKVWHKVWKVISKMLEENERLRSRLLICSQLDGGGSGRIQRSQNGAYLDTDESIFGWV, via the exons atgcccgcggccccgccgcagatggggcgcggccgccgcgcccgcccgcccgtgCAGCTGGTGTACGTGAACAGCTTCGGCTCGCACCGCTGCGGCACCGTGATCCGCCTGGGCCCGGGCCGGCGGCAcagccccgggcacagccccgggcacagccccccgggccgcgccggggccccgggagccgcccgggagccgcgggccgggcgcggtCCCGGGGCGGGCGGCAGCGGGCGGACAGCGGGGAGCGAGGGGAGAGCGGGGAGCG GTGACCCTCAAGAGGATAAGACTGACATCTTTGACTTTCCCATCCCTTCAAGAAACATTGATAAAACCATTAAAcgaaagaagaaaaag TGCAAAGTCTGGCACAAGGTCTGGAAAGTGATTTCAAAAATGCTTGAGGAAAATGAAAGGCTCAGAAGTCGACTGTTGATCTGCAGCCAGTTAGATGGAGGAG GCTCTGGCAGGATCCAGAGGTCACAGAATGGAGCATACCTGGACACG gatGAGTCCATCTTTGGCTGGGTGtag